The Zingiber officinale cultivar Zhangliang chromosome 2A, Zo_v1.1, whole genome shotgun sequence genomic sequence AGAGAACCATAAAAGCATAATGAATACATCAAAAACCAAGAATATTGAACACTAGCGTTTTTCTCACAaagcataataaacatatcaAATACAGTGGATGTCAAACAGCATTGCTTCTCACATTATTTTGATCCAGTGCACTTTCCAGAGAACCAATGTCAGCAGGATCAATAATCGTAACCTGTAtttgaaaaataacaaaaaatcaAAGACATAGTAGACAAAGAAAATTGTTGTGCCAGCACACGCGTGTAAAAACTAAGATAGACACGTGACCGCAATTATTAAGTCTTCTTTGTATATTCATCATCTCCATGGCACAGATGCATAGGTATCAATTTTAGAAGACATTCAAATACTACAAAACATTAAATGAAAAATTTTCACATATGCACATAGGTTTGAAAATATACCGAAATTCCCTTCTTGGGAAGTTCATTCTGAATGAAAATTCTAGTTTTTCGATAGCAGTCAGTGGTGATCACAATATGCCCACCAGCAGGAACTAGAGTAGACAGCAAGGCCACACTAGCATACATGCCAGAGGATACAAACACAGTGGATTCTGCAATTTCCAGGGCACTGCTCCAGCAAAGAAACAGACATCAATATACAAGGTATTTTCAACAGTTAAGTGAAATACGCATGATGCAGAAGAATTGCCAACCTCATTTTCTCCTCCAATGCCTGTGTAGTAGGATTACCATACCTTCCATACTCAAAACTAGTATGTCTCTTTTCCTACATAAGCAAGATATAGATTTTGAGAATCATGGCATTAAATAATGAACAAAAAAATGGAACAATCATAAAAGTTGTTTAACAAAAAAGGGCAATCTGGTACACGAAACTCCCGCCACGCAAGgttccggggaaggatccattgtacttAAAAGTTGTTTAACAAACGGTTGATAAATTGATCCAAACCTTAAAATCAATCAGCTCGTCTGAATTGTTGAACCAGTAAGCAGAGGTATTAACAACAGGAGTGGTAATGGCATCTGTGATTATACCACGCCCATATCTCTCACCTACAATACCATAACAAATCATCAGCACTTGTTTGGAAGCATCAACTTATATGGAATTTGGGACTCCTTTCTAATATTATACTAAAATAACCgagaattaaattttaatatttatcaaaaaattaagattttaagATCCGATCAAAATTGGATTTGTGTTGGACTCTCAGGGTATTATAATGCCAAATATACACTTCATCTATGATTCCaaacatgataaatgaatttTCAATTCGCATTTTCTCATTTAATTGAAAACATAATAATTACGATTACAATTTTTTAGGAATCTAGGTATTGAAATTCTCTTCCAACAGGAATTGGTTCAAGACCAGATGAAATCAATCCATCAGATCATGAAAGTGAATGTTGTAAACCGAAAAAAAAACATCAGTTAGAAGAATGTCATTTTTGAATGTTTAAAAAAGGAATTCTTCGAAGGGTTAAAGTCACATCCTTTTCTCTGTTTATAGATGGAAACAATCATAAAAAGTATCTAGATAAGGCAGCAGCATTTCGAACTAAGAATATTCATCTTTTAACATAAAAATCTAAGATaatgaaaggaaagagaaaaaagaaacaaTTGATCAAATGAGCAAATGGGCAAACAGTCAAGATCAGTCACCAGCATGAACCGCGAGACTCCCGTCGAAACTGAGCGTCGCTGTAACCTTCGCAGAAGAGGGAGAAACCTTCGCCTTCCCCGCCGCCAGCGTCTGTGACTCCACGGGGCTGCTTAGGATCTCCGAGACACCAACGCCGATGGCGCTATCCAACACGGCTTCGGGTGCCACAACAGCGTCCGCGGAGGCCGCGGATCGTGGGGCCTCGAACGACGACGAGCTGTTCGACCACGAAGCCGCGACGATCTGCGCGACCCCGATGTTGCTGCAGTTACGGCGAGCCTTGTTGCTCAGCTGGCGCACGAAGTTGGGGGGGAACCGCGGGATCGGGGCGGAGAAGACTCGAGGGACGGTGGAAGACGCCGATCCGCGGTCGCCCGCGGCGGAGGCCGCAAGAGAGACGAGCGAAGAGGGGAAGAAAGCGGAGGAGACGGCCATAGCTCGCGGAATCAACAAGATTGGATATCTCGTTCCCGATCTTCCCTTTTATCGAAAACGGAGGCAAAGATGATAACATCATCCCCGACTTGAGACACGACTTAGTGAGCGGCGTCACGTGCATCATCATTATGCTGTGACCTAACTAAAAAATAGAAACGACAAGCAGTGGGACCCGATGATTACGTGGCATCATTGGGTCTCAGTTCATTCTCACTCGATAAAAGGCCACTTGAATACGATATACCCAACTTCATAGAAACCTAGACAAGGGTGGGACCCATTTATGGAGAGCTGGGTGAAAAGAACAAGAATTGAGATTCACTGCGGTGAGGTTAACCGCATACTTTACACTGCTACATGGAATTGACACACTAAGATAAACTTAAATGACGctcacttaattatttaacaAACTTTTAAATGGCTAatgatataatataatataatataatataatataataataacgTGACATCTACGTCTCTGTATCAtcgacttttttattttttaagttttcaattataataattaaattttacatttgaaACTTAAGagttaaattataatattaaacataaaaaaatttaaaacgaaAAAACTGTAAAATATTCACGAGACATGacataccaaaaaaaaaaaaaacatatatatatatatatatatatatatatatagcgctGATATCCTGCGCGACGGTACAGTGggcgactgtgcgcgtcgcgcaggatTTCAGcgcttttttttctctttaatttttttttattattgaattaaaaaaataattaaaatattttttaaaattttaatttttagggttcaggatttgggttataatatcaaaactattttgttttttagattttacctctgagATTCAGATTTCTcaattagattatagtgtttggtttttaaaaaaaattaaaataaaattaatttaagtatttattgagtattataATATgatgaggggatatattaatgtattagaaaatttatataaggaaatgttaattttttaatagatttttttaatttaaaatatgaaaaaattaaaaataaaaattaaaaacaaagctggatctcctgcgcgacgcgcacagtgcgcgactgtgcgcgtcgcgcaggagatcaaaactctatatatatatatatatagatcttGTCTGTGCACTGAGTCGATGGGAATTGGGGATGTGATGCTCTCTGCTACTCCCGGATGATCTTCACGGTGATATaagcctccgatgaacctgcaaccAAGTCGaaccgggaagggattcccgacgacgaccctccgacgctcaagtcagacgacGGTGAGAAGAATCACAAGTAAAACagagactgtggctacagtagaatAGGAGAAAAATCATACCTCCGTCGGAATCCTAGGGTcattatataggaccccggagaggtgcgtgcacgcttcccaaggcgtgcacgcttcccaaggcgtgcacgctcctcacaGCATACCTTagaatggttgtgtcagaaaaacATGTCTGATATCATACCTCAATCGTCCAAGCATATCT encodes the following:
- the LOC122042268 gene encoding cystathionine gamma-synthase 1, chloroplastic-like, which encodes MAVSSAFFPSSLVSLAASAAGDRGSASSTVPRVFSAPIPRFPPNFVRQLSNKARRNCSNIGVAQIVAASWSNSSSSFEAPRSAASADAVVAPEAVLDSAIGVGVSEILSSPVESQTLAAGKAKVSPSSAKVTATLSFDGSLAVHAGERYGRGIITDAITTPVVNTSAYWFNNSDELIDFKEKRHTSFEYGRYGNPTTQALEEKMSALEIAESTVFVSSGMYASVALLSTLVPAGGHIVITTDCYRKTRIFIQNELPKKGISVTIIDPADIGSLESALDQNNVSLFFSESPTNPFLRCVDIELVSQLCHNKGALVCIDSTFASPINQKALTLGADLVLNSATKFIAGHNDVIGGCISGSEELISKIRLYHHVVGGVLNPNAAYLILRGMKTLHLRVKEQNSTALRMAQLLEEHPKIIRVYYPGLQSHPEHHIAKRQMAGFGGVVSFEMAGDLETTKKFVDSLKIPYIAPSFGGCESIVDQPAIMSYWDISESERVAMYGIKNNLVRFSFGVEDFEDLKADVLQALEKIN